In a genomic window of Sarcophilus harrisii chromosome 4, mSarHar1.11, whole genome shotgun sequence:
- the LOC116423666 gene encoding proline-rich protein 2-like, protein MYVLLSDFGLGLLAHPRTSGTRTRPPPCPLSRAQRRAFLRGAVLKPQPGLRQTRLPRGFPAAAAPPPRPPPGPPPPIPSGVSDAGGGAPAATPALAHSGGSDPARIPRRALQAARTQGRPIPSPGLGTRAPPAAGSPRGTLAMEARGGGGASPVRSPAPGAGSVRTWREAAGATREAPKPGLPGPGGGRDAEGRGNLGLSAPSCSLPQPSRRAPHSVPGPGPRPAPLIRSGPPADTARRAHSLPARPTLPKGRCEARDSLRLPSTCGPPLAVPGPRSPLAAPPPHPERSSPGQPPPPIQDPGEKGFLLLGPVHSQQSPPDASFVPGSPPPLPGGLGPWGVARVKEEGPLEPLAGRDLCPGPPLAAHLQMRRLRPS, encoded by the exons ATGTACGTCCTGCTCTCAGACTTCGGCCTGGGTCTCTTGGCCCACCCACGAACCTCAGGGACCAGGACACGGCCCCCGCCTTGCCCCCTCTCCCGGGCCCAG AGGCGGGCCTTCCTCCGGGGCGCAGTCCTGAAGCCCCAGCCCGGACTTCGCCAAACGCGCCTCCCGCGGGGCTTCCCCGCAGCTGCAGCCCCGCCCCCCAGGCCCCCCCCCGGTCCCCCCCCCCCGATCCCTTCGGGCGTGTCGGACGCGGGGGGGGGGGCTCCCGCAGCCACCCCGGCGCTCGCCCACAGCGGGGGCAGTGACCCGGCCAGGATCCCACGGCGCGCGCTTCAGGCTGCTCGAACCCAGGGGAGGCCGATCCCAAGCCCAGGCCTGGGAACTAGGGCGCCGCCTGCTGCCGGGAGTCCCCGCGGCACCCTCGCAATGGAAGctcggggggggggaggggcatcCCCAGTGCGCAGCCCTGCGCCCGGCGCAGGGAGCGTCCGCACGTGGCGCGAAGCGGCCGGAGCCACTCGGGAGGCCCCGAAGCCTGGACTCCCCGGCCCGGGCGGTGGGAGGGACGCGGAGGGGCGCGGGAATCTCGGGCTTTCTGCCCCCTCGTGCTCCCTCCCCCAGCCTTCCCGCCGCGCCCCTCATTCTGTTCCGGGCCCCGGTCCCCGGCCCGCGCCCCTCATTCGTTCCGGGCCCCCCGCCGACACCGCCCGCCGCGCCCACTCCCTCCCGGCCCGGCCCACGCTGCCGAAGGGACGCTGTGAGGCTCGGGACTCCTTGCGGCTGCCCAGCACCTGCGGGCCTCCCTTAGCCGTCCCTGGGCCCAGGAGCCCCCTGGCCgcgccccccccccaccccgagcGCTCCTCTCCggggcagccccccccccccatacaagACCCCGGAGAGAAGGGGTTTCTTTTGCTCGGCCCTGTTCATTCCCAGCAATCGCCGCCAGATGCTTCCTTCGTCCCTGggtcccctccccctctcccggGCGGCCTGGGGCCGTGGGGTGTTGCACGTGTAAAGGAAGAGGGGCCCCTGGAGCCGCTTGCAGGCCGAGATCTCTGCCCCGGCCCGCCTCTAGCAGCCCATTTACAGATGCGGAGACTGAGGCCCAGCTGA